Proteins from a single region of Nocardioides anomalus:
- a CDS encoding aminomethyltransferase family protein — protein sequence MRTTPFHARLSELNDQGLYTHWQGTLSPLRYTHAPKHEYFAVRNGVGVFDTSPLFKYAVRGRDAERLLAGALTRDVRACRPGQAQYTAWCDDDGHVMHDGVVFRHGQDEFLLTAARPALSWFEELGAGLQVELEDVTDDFGMLAVQGPRSRAVLGALAPEVQGLTYFDHVNTKIADTEVTLSRTGYTGDLGYELTVPADSATDVLDAVLEAGRDHSIRPFGEEALMTLRIEAGLALIDVEWHDARLAFSDADRVTPKELGWGWMLGGVRNGERRFVGSEAIRRELEQGTSRWATTGIVVDWADWDRLHREAGLFPPKSEHPLPYESLVLDDERREVGYCTSFVYSPVLQQHIGIARVRPDLSTPGTDLRLELAINHHNTTVRVRTTRMPFFDPPRKKEQ from the coding sequence GTGCGCACCACACCGTTCCACGCGCGGCTGAGCGAGCTGAACGACCAGGGGCTCTACACACACTGGCAGGGCACGCTGTCGCCGCTGCGCTACACACACGCGCCCAAGCACGAGTACTTCGCGGTCCGCAACGGCGTGGGGGTCTTCGACACCAGCCCGCTCTTCAAGTACGCCGTGCGCGGGCGCGACGCGGAGCGGCTGCTGGCGGGGGCGCTGACCCGGGACGTGCGGGCGTGCCGGCCGGGGCAGGCGCAGTACACCGCATGGTGCGACGACGACGGGCACGTCATGCACGACGGGGTGGTGTTCCGGCACGGGCAGGACGAGTTCCTGCTGACGGCGGCGCGGCCGGCGCTGAGCTGGTTCGAGGAGCTGGGGGCGGGGCTGCAGGTCGAGCTGGAGGACGTGACCGACGACTTCGGGATGCTCGCGGTGCAGGGCCCGCGCAGTCGCGCGGTGCTCGGCGCGCTGGCGCCGGAGGTCCAGGGCCTGACGTACTTCGACCACGTCAACACCAAGATCGCCGACACCGAGGTGACGCTGAGCCGGACGGGCTACACCGGCGACCTGGGCTACGAGCTGACCGTGCCCGCCGACAGCGCCACGGACGTCCTGGACGCGGTCCTCGAGGCGGGGAGGGACCACAGCATCAGGCCGTTCGGCGAGGAGGCGCTGATGACCCTGCGCATCGAGGCGGGGCTGGCGCTGATCGACGTGGAGTGGCACGACGCGCGGCTGGCCTTCAGCGACGCGGACAGGGTCACGCCCAAGGAGCTCGGCTGGGGCTGGATGCTCGGCGGGGTCCGGAACGGCGAGCGCCGGTTCGTCGGGAGCGAGGCCATCCGGCGCGAGCTCGAGCAGGGCACGAGCCGCTGGGCGACGACCGGCATCGTCGTGGACTGGGCCGACTGGGACCGGCTGCACCGCGAGGCGGGGCTGTTCCCGCCCAAGAGCGAGCACCCGCTGCCCTACGAGTCGCTGGTCCTCGACGACGAGCGGCGCGAGGTCGGCTACTGCACGAGCTTCGTCTACAGCCCGGTCCTGCAGCAGCACATCGGCATCGCGCGCGTGCGGCCGGACCTCAGCACGCCGGGCACGGACCTGCGCCTGGAGCTCGCGATCAACCACCACAACACGACGGTGCGGGTCCGCACGACGCGGATGCCGTTCTTCGACCCGCCCCGGAAGAAGGAGCAGTGA
- a CDS encoding GIY-YIG nuclease family protein, translating to MPHAYILRCRDDTYYVGSTRDLDARLWQHNHSEDGATYTRRRRPVTLIWNAEFDSIEQAFAFEKRIAGWRREKKEALMRGDFDALPELSRRRSVRENGG from the coding sequence ATGCCCCACGCCTACATCCTCCGCTGCCGCGACGACACCTACTACGTCGGCAGCACCCGCGACCTCGACGCTCGTCTCTGGCAGCACAACCACAGCGAAGACGGCGCGACGTACACCCGCCGACGACGCCCGGTCACCCTGATCTGGAACGCCGAGTTCGACTCCATCGAGCAGGCCTTCGCCTTCGAGAAGCGCATCGCCGGCTGGCGCCGCGAGAAGAAGGAAGCGCTCATGCGTGGCGACTTCGACGCCCTGCCCGAGCTGTCCCGCCGCAGATCCGTCCGCGAGAACGGTGGCTGA